cattctaggggtgaacccaataACAAGTCCAAAATAAAATGGGGAAATGGTCTGAGCAAGAAACGAAGACTTttaatttgaaaagaaaagaaaaaaaagttattaagtTGTACCAGTTGTCAAACATCTAATAAATGGTATGGACATCCAACATCTTTATAACAGTAACACTAAACAGCCACAAGTTACGGCCGTGTGACAAAAAGTAAATGTCTTTAGTGCCACTGCCACATACAACGTTGGAAAATAAGACAATGGATCCACCACCCCTAAAAATCATGCTTTGTGAAATTTCAGCAAAACCAAACCAATAGcgagaggaagaaaaaaaaacagatgggCCTTTTATGGATAACCAATAATATATCAGGTCTTCTAGGCCCATTATTAAGCAAAACCCGACATGTCCGAAGTATAAACAACAGGCAGTCCATTCGTATTACCTGAAAACGGCTTGAAGTTGGGGGCAGTGCTCCAACTTCTCACTACCAATTTCACACTCTCGATTTCTGTAGCTTTCCTTCATAGAGATCCTCGGAATCGCAGAGATGGATTGCAACTTTGGAAAACCCTAGGATCTGGTGAATCTAGTCGGAGAGAGACTAATGGGGAAACCATCGTCAACGAGTGTGTGGTTAACaatgcagaagaagaagagatggccACTGATGATTCTGCTCGTTCTATCAGTATCAACCGTGGGAATGATTCTCGTCAGATCCGCTTTTGATTCCTGCAGTGTTAACGGAAACAGATGCGGAAGATTCGTCGTGGAGAAGGCAGGCAGCAGCAGCGGCGCGAAGATCCGATCATCGACAAATCCTCTGGATTTCATGAAATCGAAGCTCGTTTTACTCGTCTCTCACGAGCTCTCCCTCTCAGGTGACGATAATACAAGCTCCCTGAGTCTCGGGTCGAGCTCAAGTTTGTGTCTTTTCGAGTGATGAAGTTAGTTtttctgtgtgtgtgttttaggtGGGCCTTTGCTGTTGATGGAGCTCGCGTTTTTGTTGAGAGGAGTTGGTGCTGAAGTTGTTTGGACTACGAATCAGAAACCAGTTGAAGCTGATGAGGTGGTTAATGTTTTGGAACGCAAGATGTTGGATCGAGGAGTGAAGGTTTGAGATTTAGCTACTCCTACAAGATTgttcttttttaatttcttatcgGAATTTAATCTTCTTGATTGGTTTAGGTTATCTCAGCAAAGAGTAAGAAAGCTATAGACACAGCTCTCAAGTCTGATTTGGTTGTTTTGAACACTGCTGTTACTGGGAAATGGCTTGATTCTGTACTCAAGGACAATGTTCCTCAAGTTCTTCCCAAGATCCTATGGTGGATTCATGAGATGAGAGGTCATTATTTCAAGGCGGATTTAGTTAAGCATCTCCCTTTTGTTGCCGGGGCGATGATTGATTCGCATGCAACAGCTGAATACTGGAAGAACAGAACTCATGATCGCTTAGGGTCTGTTTTCCTCTCTTTGCAACTTcttgttttcagttttgttcTTTATCTCGGGTTTTAGCGTTAATGTGTCTACTTTTTGGACTGTTGTAACACAGGATTAAAATGCCTAAAACTTATGTCGTGCACCTAGGAAATAGCAAGGAGTTGATGGAAGTTGCTGAAGATAGTTTCGCCAAGAAAGTTCTACGTGAGCAAGTTCGAGAGTCTCTTGGAGTGCAGAGTGATGACATACTGTTTGGCATTATCAATAGTAAGCCGTCTATCACATTCTGCCTGATACTCAATTTCCTCAAGAATTTACTTAATTTGCTTTTTTACGGGTGATTATTTTATGGCAGGTGTGTCTAGAGGAAAGGGCCAAGATCTATTCCTCCGAGCCTTCCATGAAAGTCTACAAATTATCAAAGGGGCTAAAAAGCTTGAGGTACCAACAATGCATGCAGTGGTAGTAGGAAGCGACATGAGCGCACAGACGAAATTCGAGACAGAGCTACGCAGATTTGTTCAAGAGAAGCAACTTCAGAAAGTCGTCCACTTTGTCAACAAAACAATGAAAGTAGCACCATATCTAGCAGCCATTGACGTTCTTGTCCAAAACTCTCAAGCCAGAGGAGAATGCTTCGGTAGAATAACAATCGAAGCCATGGCCTTTAAGCTTCCTGTGCTCGGTACCGCAGCAGGAGGAACAATGGAGATTGTAGTGAACAGAACAACTGGTCTATTACACAACGCAGGTAAAGACGGTGTGTTACCTCTTGCCAGAAACATTGTGAAGCTGGCAACAAACGTGGAGATGAGGACGACAATGGGGAAGAAAGGGTATGAGAGGGTAAAAGAGATGTTTATGGAACATCATATGTCTCATCGAATAGCATCTGTGCTCAGAGAAGTGTTGCAACATGCAAAAGTTCACTCACGAACAACATAATAGTTATCATTAAACAGGATTTAGCATGTAAAATGCCAATGttgttacattttattttacacACACATCTTGTTTCTCTAGCGTTTTTTTCGTACTCATCTGTTTATAGTAACAACAATGTTATTTATCTGGAAAGGAAACTCAATGCGTTTAGGCGCATGTTTATTTTACTGCATACGAggttagatatttttttcttgttttgtgcAGACAAGATTGTTCAGTACACCTTGAAACAGGAAGCTCTGTTGTATTGAGGCTTAGTGTTGTTGCCAAGCCAGTGCTGCATATGAACCCCAATGGCGTCCAAGTAAGCGCTGCTTCTTCCATGTAAACCCAACACTTTTCCTTCTGTTGCAGTTGAAGTGAAATAAGTTCCAGTCTCCTCACCGTAGGGACCGTACTTGCCACGGCTCGTGTAGAAACTCATAGACTTGACCACACTAGTATTGTCTGAGTTATTCAGTGGTCCGTAATACCCTGAAATGCAGGTGAGCGTCTCGTTTGGGTACTCGAGTTTAATCTGCAAGAGAGATTCAACATCAGCATGGTTGTGATGCATCAAAAAATACGAAAATGGTTTTATATATGAAAGATTTTTTGTTTACCCTGTGTGTGAAGACTCCATTGTTACCACCATGTTTAACCGACCAAACAGATTGTCCATTTCTATCGTACTCGACTTGTAACGAAGAGATAGCATCATTTCCTCTAGTTACAAATATCTGTTTGATCCCTGAATATACACCATCGTCCCATGGTTTACCTCCTTGGCCTCCCCACGGTCCAGGCCCGCTCGGTGTTGGTTCTTTGACGACTCCACGCTCAAACTGTGAAAATGATTTACACTCAACAAGTAAGCTGCTAATAGGGTGGTTAATCCTGAAACCCTATACACCAACCCATAATACAGTTGGTTATTCTACAAGTTACCTCTTCGCCACGGCCGTTTGCTGCAAGTACTAGCTTATTAGCCCAT
The Raphanus sativus cultivar WK10039 chromosome 1, ASM80110v3, whole genome shotgun sequence DNA segment above includes these coding regions:
- the LOC108862325 gene encoding uncharacterized protein LOC108862325 translates to MGKPSSTSVWLTMQKKKRWPLMILLVLSVSTVGMILVRSAFDSCSVNGNRCGRFVVEKAGSSSGAKIRSSTNPLDFMKSKLVLLVSHELSLSGGPLLLMELAFLLRGVGAEVVWTTNQKPVEADEVVNVLERKMLDRGVKVISAKSKKAIDTALKSDLVVLNTAVTGKWLDSVLKDNVPQVLPKILWWIHEMRGHYFKADLVKHLPFVAGAMIDSHATAEYWKNRTHDRLGIKMPKTYVVHLGNSKELMEVAEDSFAKKVLREQVRESLGVQSDDILFGIINSVSRGKGQDLFLRAFHESLQIIKGAKKLEVPTMHAVVVGSDMSAQTKFETELRRFVQEKQLQKVVHFVNKTMKVAPYLAAIDVLVQNSQARGECFGRITIEAMAFKLPVLGTAAGGTMEIVVNRTTGLLHNAGKDGVLPLARNIVKLATNVEMRTTMGKKGYERVKEMFMEHHMSHRIASVLREVLQHAKVHSRTT